A portion of the Caloramator mitchellensis genome contains these proteins:
- a CDS encoding TIGR04283 family arsenosugar biosynthesis glycosyltransferase — MVSIIIPVLNEEKNIERLCNNLKILEGSKEIVFVDGGSTDSTVKIASRYGKVLISPKGRAIQMNIGAINTLGDILWFVHADSLLNPNSLSEIDKTIKSGYIGGAFKMFFYDYTSPFLKYIEKTSNLRAKILKLYFGDQGIFIRKDIFLESGGFPNIPIMEDLQFSLNIKKYGKFKLVNCNIGTSSRRFINRGVIKTFLLMQKLKLLYFIGVPPEKLQILYRDER, encoded by the coding sequence GTGGTTTCAATAATTATTCCAGTATTAAATGAGGAGAAAAATATAGAAAGATTATGTAACAACCTTAAAATATTAGAAGGATCCAAAGAAATAGTATTCGTTGATGGAGGTAGCACTGACAGCACAGTTAAAATAGCATCAAGATATGGCAAGGTGCTAATCTCTCCTAAGGGGAGAGCAATCCAAATGAACATTGGTGCCATTAACACCTTAGGGGATATTTTATGGTTTGTTCATGCTGATTCATTGTTAAATCCTAACTCATTGAGTGAAATAGATAAAACTATTAAAAGTGGATACATAGGTGGAGCATTTAAAATGTTTTTCTACGATTATACTTCCCCCTTCTTAAAATACATTGAAAAAACTTCAAATTTAAGAGCAAAAATTCTTAAACTTTATTTCGGTGACCAGGGCATTTTTATTAGAAAAGATATTTTTCTTGAATCAGGTGGTTTCCCAAATATTCCAATTATGGAGGATTTACAATTTTCTTTGAATATAAAAAAATATGGAAAATTTAAGCTAGTTAACTGTAATATAGGAACATCATCAAGAAGATTTATAAACAGAGGTGTTATTAAAACATTTTTGCTTATGCAAAAACTAAAACTTTTATATTTTATTGGAGTACCACCTGAGAAACTACAAATTTTATATAGGGATGAGAGATGA